From one Gossypium hirsutum isolate 1008001.06 chromosome D08, Gossypium_hirsutum_v2.1, whole genome shotgun sequence genomic stretch:
- the LOC107900864 gene encoding AT-hook motif nuclear-localized protein 22, translating into MDPVTAHGRPLPPPFLTRDLHLNPQHQFQHHHNQQQQQQQSSEDEQSRGQKRDREETATTMGGGATDTSEGKELAVVPGAEGEITRRPRGRPAGSKNKPKPPIIITRDSANALRSHVMEIADGCDIMESVSTFARRRQRGVSILSGSGTVGNVTLRQPGAPGAVVTLHGRFEILSLSGSFLPPPAPPAASGLTIYLAGGQGQVVGGAVVGPLVASGPVVMMAASFGNAAYERLPLEEEEQPAAGPVPGSGPLGSPGSMVGQQQPPPPQQQQQLLQDPNGSFAQGLPPNLLNSVQLPAEAYWGTGRPSY; encoded by the coding sequence ATGGACCCAGTAACAGCTCATGGCCGCCCGCTTCCTCCTCCTTTCCTCACAAGAGATCTTCATCTAAACCCGCAACATCAATTTCAACATCACCACaaccaacaacaacaacaacagcaaaGCTCCGAGGACGAACAAAGCCGTGGCCAGAAACGAGATCGAGAAGAAACAGCCACCACCATGGGCGGCGGTGCCACCGACACGAGTGAAGGCAAAGAACTGGCTGTAGTCCCTGGGGCCGAAGGTGAAATCACGAGAAGACCACGAGGGAGGCCCGCGGGTTCCAAGAACAAGCCTAAGCCACCCATCATCATAACCCGTGATAGTGCCAATGCCCTCCGATCCCATGTCATGGAAATCGCAGACGGCTGTGATATTATGGAGAGCGTTTCGACTTTCGCCAGGCGAAGACAAAGAGGGGTTAGCATATTGAGTGGGAGCGGAACCGTAGGGAATGTGACCTTAAGGCAACCAGGAGCACCCGGTGCAGTCGTGACTTTACATGGAAGATTCGAAATTTTATCACTTTCTGGCTCGTTTTTACCTCCTCCAGCACCGCCGGCTGCATCGGGGTTGACCATATATTTAGCCGGCGGTCAAGGTCAGGTAGTTGGAGGAGCGGTGGTGGGTCCACTCGTTGCTTCAGGTCCAGTGGTGATGATGGCAGCTTCTTTTGGTAATGCGGCATATGAAAGGCTTCCATTGGAGGAAGAGGAACAACCAGCCGCCGGACCGGTTCCAGGAAGTGGACCCTTAGGCTCACCAGGAAGCATGGTTGGTCAACAACAGCCGCCTCCGCCGCAGCAGCAGCAACAACTATTACAAGATCCAAACGGATCTTTTGCTCAAGGATTGCCACCAAATCTTCTAAACTCAGTCCAATTGCCAGCTGAAGCCTACTGGGGCACAGGTCGTCCCTCTTATTAA
- the LOC121219829 gene encoding probable calcium-binding protein CML23, with protein sequence MLSSCKTCWISLFKRVQLFLHVDRCKRRSKHRRLPSSCDVITSSFATMELSNQFKQVFKVMDANGDGKISSLELRQVLLCLGHEKSTASKVAEGMIREMDFNGDGFIDLDEFMHAVVNTTSDGAISSCSSGDDDHLMDAFLIFDKDKNGFISAKELRNVLISLGFNKCSLKQCKRMIRGVDKDGDGFVDFKEFRLMMSAAERSS encoded by the coding sequence ATGCTAAGTTCTTGCAAAACCTGTTGGATCTCTCTGTTTAAGAGAGTTCAACTGTTCCTTCACGTCGACCGGTGCAAGAGAAGATCAAAGCATCGCCGGTTACCATCGAGTTGCGATGTGATAACATCGTCCTTTGCTACCATGGAACTGTCAAATCAGTTTAAACAAGTCTTCAAAGTGATGGACGCAAATGGCGATGGGAAGATATCTTCATTGGAGCTTAGACAAGTGCTTTTATGCCTCGGACATGAAAAATCCACGGCCTCCAAAGTAGCGGAAGGTATGATCAGAGAAATGGATTTCAACGGCGACGGTTTCATCGATTTGGATGAGTTCATGCACGCGGTTGTCAACACCACCAGCGACGGAGCAATTTCTAGCTGCAGCAGCGGCGACGACGATCATTTAATGGACGCTTTTCTCATCTTCGATAAAGATAAAAACGGATTCATCTCGGCCAAAGAATTGCGCAATGTTTTGATTAGCCTAGGGTTCAACAAGTGCAGTCTTAAACAGTGTAAGCGCATGATTAGAGGCGTCGATAAGGATGGAGATGGATTTGTGGACTTCAAAGAATTTCGATTAATGATGAGCGCCGCAGAACGCAGCAGCTGA